A DNA window from Desulfonauticus submarinus contains the following coding sequences:
- the ftsW gene encoding putative lipid II flippase FtsW yields MVNSFKDYNRNSHIDYWLLIAVLGLSIIGLIMVFSSSAILAKQNYNNKLYFFERQLIFFFIGIIIMLISLKIPVKFWIKFKYVFVSIGICLLALTVCSPLGIEAGNAKRWLDFKFFTFQPLEIVKVFLVFYLAYFYANKQDKIQSFGIGILPPLVITLFLSALLILQPDLGGAAFLLLLFLSVAFVGGVPLGKLFGLGIAGIGGLLFFIFSASYRIKRVEAFLHPFSDPGDKGYQLVQSFYGLANGGLLGVGLGEGKQKFFYLPEAHNDFILSILGEEMGFIGLSIVFLLVLILFWRWLKIVLSQEDLENKLLAFGLGLILLVGMFLNMGVVLGVLPPKGVTMPFVSYGGSSLLSSFLCVGILLKLERKG; encoded by the coding sequence ATGGTCAACAGCTTTAAAGATTATAATAGAAATAGTCATATAGATTATTGGTTGCTTATAGCTGTATTGGGACTATCTATTATTGGATTGATAATGGTTTTTAGTTCAAGTGCTATTTTAGCTAAACAAAATTATAATAATAAACTGTATTTTTTTGAGAGACAACTTATATTCTTTTTTATTGGAATTATAATTATGCTGATTTCTTTAAAAATACCTGTGAAATTTTGGATAAAATTTAAATATGTCTTTGTGAGTATAGGTATTTGTCTTTTGGCTTTAACAGTATGTTCCCCTTTAGGGATAGAAGCAGGTAATGCTAAAAGGTGGTTAGATTTTAAATTTTTTACTTTTCAGCCATTGGAAATAGTAAAGGTATTTTTAGTTTTTTATTTAGCTTATTTTTATGCTAATAAACAGGATAAGATTCAGAGTTTTGGAATTGGCATTTTACCGCCTTTAGTTATTACTTTATTTTTAAGTGCGTTGTTAATTTTGCAGCCAGATCTAGGTGGAGCCGCTTTTTTACTGTTGTTATTTCTAAGTGTTGCTTTTGTAGGGGGAGTACCTTTAGGAAAATTGTTTGGGTTAGGTATAGCAGGTATAGGCGGATTATTGTTTTTTATCTTTTCTGCTTCTTATAGGATTAAAAGAGTGGAAGCTTTTTTACATCCTTTTTCTGATCCAGGAGATAAAGGTTATCAACTAGTCCAGTCATTTTATGGTTTAGCTAATGGAGGTCTTTTAGGAGTGGGATTGGGAGAAGGAAAACAGAAATTTTTTTATCTTCCAGAGGCTCACAATGACTTTATTTTAAGTATTTTGGGAGAGGAAATGGGATTTATTGGTCTTAGTATAGTATTTTTGCTTGTGCTTATCTTATTTTGGAGATGGCTAAAAATAGTATTATCTCAAGAAGATTTAGAAAACAAGTTATTAGCTTTTGGTTTAGGATTAATTTTGTTGGTTGGGATGTTTTTAAATATGGGAGTTGTGTTAGGGGTTCTTCCTCCAAAAGGAGTAACCATGCCATTTGTAAGTTATGGGGGAAGTAGTTTATTAAGTTCGTTTTTGTGTGTTGGTATTTTACTTAAGTTAGAGAGAAAAGGTTAA
- the murD gene encoding UDP-N-acetylmuramoyl-L-alanine--D-glutamate ligase: protein MRELVFKGQLKGHKAVVVGCGRSGQAAVNLLVALGADVCLVERNKNKISSTILDWVEEKNVKLILGEHKKSHFKGANLVVLSPGVPLNRIRSFVPSNAFICSELELASWFVDKPIIAITGTNGKTTTTLLIAHVLKQAGKKVFAGGNLGVPLSEYVLGGEQVDFLILEVSSFQLQGCNSFRPQVAILLNFSPNHLDFHLTEEEYWEAKIKLFIKQKQNDIGIFPLELKPKIEELNLSCSRVYFIPSNRFQHEFLIGEHNQANMEAAFLALRYIGFSEQDFAEYSKDFRPPEHRMEFFWKWKNIAFVNDSKSTTVASLKAALESVNNPIRLLCGGIFKGGDLKELRDIVKNKVKKIYLFGESKDIFQNSLNDCCPIRWFETLEDVFKELREDLLKEEDSEVVMLSPATSSFDLFKDYKDRGNKFKMLVRKYFENGQQL, encoded by the coding sequence GTGAGAGAACTTGTTTTTAAAGGACAATTAAAAGGACATAAAGCAGTTGTTGTAGGATGTGGTCGTTCTGGTCAAGCTGCAGTTAATTTGCTTGTGGCTTTAGGAGCAGATGTTTGCCTTGTAGAGAGGAATAAAAATAAAATCTCTTCTACTATCTTAGATTGGGTAGAGGAAAAAAATGTAAAATTGATTTTAGGAGAACATAAAAAATCACATTTTAAAGGAGCAAACCTTGTAGTTTTAAGCCCAGGAGTGCCTTTAAATCGTATCCGTTCTTTTGTTCCTTCCAATGCGTTTATTTGTTCGGAATTAGAGTTGGCCTCTTGGTTTGTAGATAAACCTATTATTGCAATTACTGGAACTAATGGAAAAACCACTACTACTTTGCTTATTGCTCATGTTTTAAAACAGGCAGGGAAAAAGGTTTTTGCTGGAGGAAACTTAGGTGTTCCCTTAAGTGAGTATGTATTAGGAGGGGAGCAAGTAGATTTTTTGATATTAGAGGTTAGTAGTTTCCAGCTTCAGGGATGTAATTCTTTTAGGCCTCAAGTAGCGATTTTACTTAATTTTTCTCCCAATCATCTTGATTTCCATTTAACAGAAGAAGAGTACTGGGAGGCAAAAATAAAACTTTTCATTAAACAAAAACAAAATGATATAGGAATTTTTCCTTTAGAGCTAAAACCCAAAATAGAAGAATTGAATTTATCATGTTCTAGAGTTTACTTTATACCTTCTAATCGTTTTCAACATGAATTTTTAATAGGTGAGCATAACCAAGCTAATATGGAAGCAGCATTTCTAGCTTTGAGGTATATAGGATTTAGTGAACAAGACTTTGCAGAATATAGCAAAGACTTTAGACCTCCAGAGCATAGAATGGAATTTTTTTGGAAATGGAAAAATATTGCATTTGTCAATGATTCTAAGTCCACAACGGTGGCCTCACTAAAGGCTGCTTTGGAATCAGTTAATAATCCAATTAGACTTTTATGCGGGGGAATATTTAAAGGAGGAGACTTAAAGGAGTTACGTGATATTGTAAAAAACAAAGTAAAAAAAATATATTTATTTGGAGAAAGTAAAGATATATTCCAAAATTCATTGAATGATTGTTGTCCTATTAGATGGTTTGAAACTTTAGAAGATGTATTTAAAGAATTAAGAGAAGACTTATTAAAAGAAGAAGACTCAGAAGTAGTAATGCTTTCACCAGCAACATCTAGTTTTGATTTATTTAAAGACTATAAAGATAGGGGAAATAAATTTAAAATGTTAGTCAGGAAGTACTTTGAAAATGGTCAACAGCTTTAA
- the mraY gene encoding phospho-N-acetylmuramoyl-pentapeptide-transferase: MFYHLLYPLSSHYSVLNVFRYITFRSIYALLTALLLSIIFGPKFIKWLKSIRCSQYIQEDVECHKKKEGTPTMGGLLIGFCVLISVFLWADLTNKYIWLTIFVFVGFGLVGLYDDYLKVIKKRNKGLSAKGKFLGQVIVSIGVVTLLLNWPGYNTSLLVPFFKNLHPDLGWFYVFFAVFVMVGSSNGVNLTDGLDGLAIGPSIVCAGCFTLFVYVAGHVNLAKYLQIAYIPGVGEVAVFCSALVGAGLGFLWFNAYPADVFMGDVGSLSLGGTLGFISVLCKQELILVIVGGLFVIETLSVILQVGYFKLTKGKRIFRMAPLHHHFELQGIPESKIIVRFWILSILLALVALSTLKLR; this comes from the coding sequence ATGTTTTATCATCTTTTATATCCCTTATCGTCACATTATTCTGTCTTGAATGTATTTAGGTATATAACATTTAGAAGTATATATGCTTTATTAACAGCATTATTGTTAAGTATTATTTTTGGTCCAAAGTTTATAAAGTGGTTAAAAAGCATTAGATGTAGCCAATATATCCAAGAAGATGTAGAGTGTCATAAGAAAAAAGAAGGCACTCCAACAATGGGTGGATTGCTGATAGGTTTTTGTGTTTTAATAAGTGTATTTTTATGGGCAGATTTGACTAATAAATATATTTGGTTGACTATATTTGTATTTGTAGGATTTGGTTTAGTTGGTTTGTATGATGATTATTTAAAAGTTATTAAGAAAAGAAATAAAGGATTGAGTGCTAAAGGAAAGTTTTTAGGACAGGTTATTGTTTCAATTGGTGTTGTCACTCTACTTTTAAACTGGCCTGGTTATAATACAAGTTTATTAGTTCCCTTTTTTAAAAATTTACATCCTGACTTAGGTTGGTTTTATGTTTTTTTTGCAGTTTTTGTTATGGTGGGTTCTTCTAATGGAGTTAATTTAACAGATGGATTGGATGGATTGGCAATAGGACCAAGTATTGTTTGTGCAGGATGTTTTACATTGTTTGTTTATGTGGCAGGCCATGTGAATTTAGCAAAGTATCTTCAAATTGCTTATATCCCTGGAGTTGGGGAGGTAGCAGTGTTTTGCTCGGCTTTAGTAGGTGCTGGTTTGGGTTTTTTATGGTTTAATGCCTATCCTGCAGATGTTTTTATGGGTGATGTAGGTAGTCTTAGTCTTGGGGGAACTCTTGGCTTTATTTCTGTTTTATGTAAGCAAGAGCTAATTTTAGTTATTGTGGGTGGGCTCTTTGTAATAGAAACTCTTTCTGTGATTTTACAGGTTGGGTATTTTAAACTAACCAAAGGTAAAAGAATTTTTCGTATGGCCCCGCTACATCATCATTTTGAATTACAGGGAATACCAGAATCAAAAATAATTGTGCGTTTTTGGATTTTGTCTATTTTATTGGCTTTAGTAGCTTTGAGTACCTTAAAGTTAAGGTAA
- a CDS encoding UDP-N-acetylmuramoyl-tripeptide--D-alanyl-D-alanine ligase, with product MQLNLNDIIKATNAIGDFEDIDIPVKSIKTDSRTVEPGDVFICLCGDRFDGHTFAKEAEKKGAIALVVHRPLDFIPSIPVLLVNDTVKALGDIACFLRTNTKAKVVAITGSCGKTTTKEIAYAVLSQKFKVGKNLGNWNNQIGVPLSIFQFQGEEDIWLLEVGINNKRDMDELGSILRPDIALILNVGPCHLQGLKDEETVAENKSKLLKYVNIDGVAIINGDNKALKETTSKYNINKMFFSKGEDIDIKFMGLVDRKGKFLIKYNNQEGTIILPFWGNHFEENLRAVLYLSFYFKLDFKDILTGLESLNLPNQRFKVVESDKYIIIDDTYNANPMSMRASLLATKELAKNRSFAVVLGDMAELGEREEVEHHKLGLFLKTIKPDVVFYKGKCAKLVQDTYGRENFFIVNDEDEFISFYKNSNFKDGVILFKASRSIGLEKLLNKFKLEVGY from the coding sequence ATGCAATTAAATTTAAATGATATAATAAAAGCTACTAATGCTATTGGTGATTTTGAAGATATAGACATACCAGTTAAGAGTATAAAAACAGATAGTAGAACAGTAGAGCCTGGAGATGTGTTTATTTGTCTATGTGGAGATCGCTTTGATGGACATACTTTTGCGAAAGAGGCAGAAAAAAAAGGTGCAATAGCATTAGTTGTTCATAGACCTTTAGACTTTATCCCCTCTATTCCAGTACTTTTAGTAAACGACACAGTAAAAGCTTTAGGCGATATTGCGTGTTTTTTAAGAACAAATACTAAAGCAAAGGTAGTAGCTATAACAGGATCTTGCGGTAAAACTACAACAAAAGAAATCGCTTATGCTGTGTTATCTCAAAAATTTAAAGTTGGTAAAAATCTAGGTAATTGGAATAATCAAATAGGAGTTCCTCTTTCTATTTTTCAATTTCAAGGAGAAGAGGATATTTGGCTTTTAGAAGTTGGAATAAATAATAAAAGAGATATGGATGAATTAGGATCTATTTTAAGGCCAGATATTGCTCTTATTTTGAATGTAGGACCATGTCACTTACAAGGACTTAAAGATGAAGAAACAGTTGCAGAAAATAAATCTAAATTGTTAAAGTATGTTAATATCGATGGAGTTGCTATTATAAATGGAGATAATAAGGCTTTGAAAGAAACTACGAGTAAGTATAACATTAATAAGATGTTTTTTAGTAAGGGAGAAGATATAGATATTAAATTTATGGGATTAGTAGATAGGAAGGGTAAATTTTTAATCAAATATAATAATCAAGAAGGGACAATAATACTCCCTTTTTGGGGAAATCATTTTGAAGAAAATTTAAGAGCAGTATTATATTTATCTTTTTACTTTAAATTAGATTTCAAAGATATTCTAACTGGTTTAGAATCATTAAATTTACCTAATCAAAGATTTAAAGTTGTAGAAAGTGATAAATACATTATTATTGACGATACATATAATGCTAATCCTATGTCAATGAGAGCCTCTTTATTAGCAACAAAAGAACTGGCTAAAAATCGTTCGTTTGCAGTTGTTCTGGGAGACATGGCTGAGTTGGGTGAAAGAGAAGAAGTGGAACATCATAAGTTAGGTTTGTTTTTGAAAACAATAAAACCTGATGTAGTGTTTTATAAAGGTAAGTGTGCTAAATTAGTTCAGGATACCTATGGACGAGAGAATTTCTTTATTGTGAATGACGAGGATGAATTTATTTCTTTTTATAAAAATTCTAACTTTAAAGATGGAGTGATTTTATTTAAGGCTTCTCGTTCTATTGGTTTGGAAAAATTATTAAATAAATTTAAACTTGAGGTTGGTTATTAA
- a CDS encoding UDP-N-acetylmuramoyl-L-alanyl-D-glutamate--2,6-diaminopimelate ligase, with translation MVSWPEIINLAKNGKRVVADSRKVKKGDIFVAIPGVRIDGSVFVLEALEKGASYIVSKNKKVLKRVGSKGIYHPNPSLALGELAKAYYFPRGQKLKLIGITGTNGKTTVCFFLEHLLKKAGFKVGIIGTVLVRWPGQEQKSFMTTPDCLTLYQLLAEMEKTGVEIVCMEVSSHALSQARIAGLEFEIGVFTNLTQDHLDYHKDMQDYFKAKSKLFQQYAKKAVLYGDCKWGKEILTQFSGEKLSYGFHHSNDFKVLNYKLFPEKIKATFQLRDKNIALELPFIGKYNLLNVLAAMGVGEFLGILKENIYAFESCPPPPGRMELVNNEQGLGVIIDYAHTPDALENVCKSLKELPINKLVVVFGCGGDRDKIKRPLMAKAVSRWADFAIVTTDNPRFEAPEEIIKDIIKGFSSEFKYLVEMDRKIAISKGLNMLGKQDILLIAGKGHEDYQEICGVKYPFSDKEVVFKILEENNN, from the coding sequence ATGGTTAGTTGGCCAGAAATAATCAATTTAGCTAAAAATGGTAAAAGAGTTGTTGCTGATTCGCGTAAAGTTAAAAAAGGTGATATTTTTGTAGCTATTCCTGGAGTGCGAATAGATGGAAGTGTATTTGTTTTAGAGGCCTTGGAAAAAGGGGCATCTTATATAGTCTCAAAAAATAAAAAGGTGTTAAAAAGAGTTGGAAGTAAAGGAATATATCATCCTAATCCATCGTTAGCTTTAGGAGAATTGGCTAAGGCTTATTACTTCCCTCGTGGACAGAAATTAAAGCTTATCGGTATTACAGGAACAAATGGCAAAACTACAGTATGCTTTTTTTTAGAGCATTTATTAAAAAAAGCTGGTTTTAAGGTAGGAATAATTGGAACAGTATTAGTTAGGTGGCCAGGACAAGAACAAAAGTCATTTATGACAACACCTGATTGTTTAACTTTATATCAATTGCTTGCTGAAATGGAAAAGACTGGGGTTGAGATAGTTTGCATGGAAGTTTCTTCTCATGCTTTAAGCCAAGCTAGAATAGCTGGTTTAGAATTTGAAATAGGGGTTTTTACCAACTTAACTCAGGATCATTTGGATTATCATAAAGATATGCAAGATTACTTTAAAGCAAAATCTAAATTATTCCAACAATATGCTAAGAAAGCTGTTTTGTATGGAGATTGTAAATGGGGAAAAGAGATTTTAACCCAGTTTAGTGGAGAAAAATTGTCTTATGGTTTCCATCATTCAAATGATTTTAAGGTATTAAATTATAAACTTTTCCCAGAAAAGATAAAGGCTACGTTTCAATTAAGAGATAAAAATATTGCATTGGAGCTTCCTTTTATAGGAAAATATAATCTTTTAAATGTGTTGGCAGCAATGGGAGTAGGTGAATTTTTAGGAATTTTAAAAGAAAATATTTATGCTTTTGAAAGTTGTCCTCCTCCACCAGGACGTATGGAATTGGTCAACAATGAACAAGGTCTTGGTGTGATTATAGATTATGCTCATACTCCTGATGCCTTAGAAAATGTATGCAAATCGTTAAAAGAATTGCCTATTAACAAGTTGGTTGTAGTTTTTGGCTGTGGAGGAGATAGAGATAAAATCAAAAGACCTTTAATGGCTAAAGCTGTTTCTAGGTGGGCTGACTTCGCCATTGTAACTACAGATAATCCAAGGTTTGAAGCCCCAGAGGAAATTATTAAAGATATTATAAAAGGGTTTTCTTCTGAGTTTAAATATCTGGTAGAAATGGATAGGAAGATAGCCATCTCTAAGGGACTAAACATGCTGGGAAAACAAGATATTTTGCTAATTGCAGGTAAAGGACACGAAGATTATCAAGAAATTTGTGGAGTAAAATATCCGTTTTCAGATAAAGAGGTTGTGTTTAAAATTTTAGAGGAAAATAATAATTAG
- a CDS encoding penicillin-binding transpeptidase domain-containing protein, with the protein MINRFSNIHIQRRFALRIGIFATILFIVWSFLLIRAFWIQIVWGPELVKRSANQYFVENKIQGYRGKILDRNGLVLAQSVKTYSVFVHPYAVERKSFVARKLANILEQSYWIILKKLKSRKNFVWIKRKISDVKAKKIEKLHLKGVYLTSEFARVYPHGHLLGQVIGFTNIDGKGLEGLEKSFDNYLKGKVKDTLVFKDAKRRVVRFNFVDANLNGQDVVLTIDAKLQAVVEDILEKTVRKFNAKGGQFIIAEAQTGEILALANYPFFNPNIFFKSSAFKRRNRAALDLFEPGSTAKTFLIASALEHKKCRPNTIYYCEQGKWKINRVFIRDTHEYGWLPVNKILRYSSNIGVGKIALDLGAENYYHTLSLLGFTKKVCLPLPGREQSLIRPPNLWTKIDLVSSGFGQSWATTGLHLVQAYLSLANKGMFTPLRLVLTPKLDKPISYQVFSKKVVKQVLKMLWEVVNQDGTGKNLRLKEVELGGKTGTAQKPDLVHGGYKKGAYISSFMGLVPASNPKYVLFMLIDEPQNAYYGSVVAGPGVRDMVLRLGAEDHSIFVVSNKKNRVSKLKRPVNKKSCSFRNIQNLPDLRGKPVRYALDILIPRGVVPSLKGKGLFVKNQIPHPGVPLKQGMKVSLILTYNVKELK; encoded by the coding sequence ATGATAAATAGATTTTCTAATATTCATATTCAAAGGAGATTTGCCCTAAGAATAGGGATTTTTGCTACTATACTATTTATTGTTTGGTCGTTTTTATTGATTAGAGCCTTTTGGATTCAAATTGTCTGGGGACCTGAATTAGTAAAACGTTCTGCGAATCAATATTTTGTGGAGAATAAGATTCAAGGCTATAGAGGGAAGATTTTAGATAGGAATGGTTTGGTGTTAGCTCAAAGTGTAAAAACATATTCTGTGTTTGTTCATCCCTATGCAGTAGAGAGAAAGTCCTTTGTAGCTAGAAAATTAGCGAATATTTTAGAACAATCTTATTGGATAATTTTAAAAAAATTAAAAAGTAGAAAAAATTTTGTTTGGATTAAGCGCAAAATAAGTGATGTTAAGGCTAAGAAAATAGAAAAATTACATTTAAAAGGGGTTTACCTCACCTCAGAGTTTGCTCGTGTCTATCCTCATGGTCATCTGTTGGGACAGGTTATAGGCTTTACTAACATAGATGGCAAAGGGCTGGAAGGATTAGAAAAAAGTTTTGATAATTACTTAAAGGGTAAGGTTAAGGATACATTGGTATTTAAGGATGCTAAGAGAAGGGTTGTTCGTTTTAATTTTGTGGATGCAAATTTAAATGGTCAAGATGTTGTCTTAACAATAGATGCTAAACTTCAAGCTGTTGTAGAAGATATTTTAGAGAAAACCGTTAGAAAATTTAATGCTAAAGGTGGGCAATTTATTATTGCAGAGGCTCAAACAGGAGAGATACTTGCTTTAGCTAATTATCCTTTTTTTAATCCAAATATTTTTTTTAAATCTTCTGCGTTTAAAAGAAGAAATCGAGCAGCCTTGGATTTATTTGAGCCAGGGTCTACGGCCAAAACTTTTTTAATAGCCTCTGCACTAGAACATAAAAAGTGTCGTCCTAATACTATTTATTACTGTGAACAGGGTAAGTGGAAAATTAATAGGGTTTTTATTCGGGATACCCATGAATATGGTTGGTTACCTGTAAATAAGATTTTAAGGTATTCTAGCAATATAGGAGTAGGTAAAATAGCTCTAGACCTTGGAGCTGAAAATTATTACCACACCCTTTCTCTTTTAGGGTTTACCAAGAAAGTATGCCTTCCCTTACCAGGGAGAGAACAAAGTCTTATTAGGCCCCCAAATCTATGGACAAAAATAGATTTAGTTTCATCTGGATTTGGACAAAGTTGGGCTACTACAGGATTGCATCTTGTTCAAGCTTACTTAAGTTTAGCCAATAAAGGGATGTTTACTCCTTTGCGTTTAGTTTTGACTCCAAAGTTAGATAAACCTATTTCTTATCAAGTTTTTTCCAAAAAAGTTGTAAAACAAGTGTTAAAAATGTTGTGGGAGGTAGTAAATCAGGATGGAACAGGGAAAAATTTAAGGCTTAAAGAAGTTGAATTAGGTGGAAAAACTGGCACAGCTCAGAAGCCAGATTTGGTTCATGGAGGATATAAAAAAGGAGCGTATATTTCTTCTTTTATGGGGTTGGTTCCTGCAAGTAATCCTAAATATGTGCTTTTTATGTTAATAGATGAACCTCAAAATGCTTATTATGGATCTGTTGTTGCTGGCCCTGGAGTTAGAGATATGGTGTTAAGGTTAGGAGCAGAAGACCATTCTATATTTGTTGTTTCTAATAAGAAAAATAGAGTTTCAAAACTTAAACGACCTGTAAATAAAAAAAGTTGTTCTTTTAGAAATATTCAAAATTTACCCGATCTTAGAGGTAAGCCTGTGCGTTATGCTTTGGATATCTTAATACCTAGAGGAGTTGTGCCTTCTTTAAAAGGAAAAGGATTATTTGTGAAAAATCAAATACCTCATCCAGGAGTTCCTTTAAAACAAGGAATGAAGGTAAGTTTAATTTTAACTTATAATGTTAAAGAATTAAAATAG
- the rsmH gene encoding 16S rRNA (cytosine(1402)-N(4))-methyltransferase RsmH: MKHISVLKEEIIYWLEPEKRKRILDGTLGLGGHAKALLEKSKAELVGIDLDRDALKEAEKNLSAFQKRVYLFQGNYVDFEYFLKVVGWSKIDGVILDLGVSSLQLDDPSKGFSFLKPGPLDMRMNKDMGESAFHLVNRASFERLKTIIREYGEEPLAGRIARFIVDRRSKKSIETTLELAKIVEEAYPIKRRRKSRNHPATKTFQALRIAVNKELDSLEYFLKKIVRYLTPGGRIAIISFHSLEDRIVKNFFKQEAKDCICPPEVMICNCQHKATLKILTRKPIVPKDSEKEFNKRSRSAKLRVAERI, from the coding sequence ATGAAACATATTTCTGTATTAAAAGAAGAAATAATTTATTGGCTGGAACCAGAAAAAAGAAAACGTATTTTAGATGGCACATTGGGATTAGGAGGTCATGCCAAGGCTTTATTGGAAAAAAGTAAAGCAGAACTGGTAGGGATAGATTTAGATCGAGATGCTTTAAAAGAAGCTGAAAAAAATTTATCTGCTTTTCAAAAAAGGGTTTATTTGTTTCAAGGGAATTATGTTGATTTTGAATACTTTTTGAAAGTTGTAGGTTGGAGTAAAATAGATGGAGTGATTTTAGACTTAGGAGTTTCTTCATTACAGTTAGATGATCCTTCTAAAGGATTTAGTTTTTTAAAACCAGGTCCCTTGGATATGAGAATGAATAAAGATATGGGGGAGTCAGCTTTTCATTTAGTAAATAGAGCTTCTTTTGAGCGGTTAAAAACTATTATTCGGGAATATGGTGAAGAACCTTTGGCTGGTAGGATTGCTAGATTTATTGTGGATAGAAGAAGTAAAAAAAGCATAGAAACGACATTAGAATTAGCTAAAATTGTTGAAGAGGCTTATCCAATAAAAAGAAGACGTAAATCTCGTAATCATCCTGCGACAAAAACATTTCAGGCGCTGAGAATTGCAGTAAATAAAGAGCTAGATTCTTTAGAATATTTTCTAAAAAAAATTGTTAGATATTTAACTCCTGGAGGAAGGATTGCAATAATTTCTTTTCATTCTTTAGAGGATAGGATTGTAAAGAATTTTTTTAAACAAGAAGCAAAGGATTGTATTTGTCCTCCAGAAGTAATGATTTGTAATTGTCAGCATAAGGCTACTTTGAAAATTTTAACACGTAAGCCAATTGTTCCAAAAGATAGTGAGAAAGAATTTAATAAAAGAAGTAGGAGTGCAAAATTAAGAGTAGCTGAGAGAATTTAA
- the mraZ gene encoding division/cell wall cluster transcriptional repressor MraZ yields the protein MFRGHTPRTIDAKGRLLLPPDIKAEILRLSPEGKIMLTNFDQCVVGYPLPEWEEIEKSFSSLNMANKLFRDFHRFFLSGAMEVCLDKQGRILVPPYLREYAHLRKDVILAGVGRKFEIWDMERFELKRRSVEENFDLVMDKLAENGFELRF from the coding sequence ATGTTTAGAGGTCACACTCCCAGAACTATTGATGCAAAAGGAAGATTATTGCTTCCTCCAGATATAAAAGCAGAGATTTTGCGTCTTTCTCCTGAGGGAAAGATTATGTTGACTAATTTTGATCAGTGTGTGGTGGGATATCCTTTGCCAGAGTGGGAAGAGATTGAAAAGAGTTTTTCTTCGTTAAATATGGCCAATAAATTATTTAGAGATTTTCACCGTTTTTTCTTAAGTGGGGCAATGGAAGTTTGCTTAGATAAACAGGGTAGGATTCTTGTTCCTCCTTATTTAAGGGAATATGCACATCTCAGAAAAGATGTGATTTTAGCAGGGGTTGGACGTAAGTTTGAAATTTGGGATATGGAACGCTTTGAATTAAAACGTCGCTCTGTAGAAGAGAATTTTGATTTGGTGATGGATAAACTAGCTGAAAATGGTTTTGAGTTAAGATTTTAA